Within Malus domestica chromosome 04, GDT2T_hap1, the genomic segment TCCAAATCGATGAGCAACATTTTCTGAGGTGATTCCCATAGGAAGAAGGCAATTCTGGGCTTGTTCAAACATCTTCACCTGAccataatgcaaatttatgaatCTTACAATCCTGTTAAAGACATCAATTGTGCAAGGAACTATTTTTCTAAAAGGGAAATAAAGGACAGAAAAGAAAGtacaggagagagagagagagagagagaggctacTTTAGGGTTAACTGATCCTTCCCATGCCATTGGATTTGCAGTCATAGATTCCAACCCAGCTCCAATTCCTGCATCATAATCCGAGAAAAGGTAAACTAAAGATAAGGATACTTGTCTGAAGTGAATTGATCCTGTGATAATTACAAAGAAAAGCCTTGACAAAGACTAACCAATATCATAAAATCCTGCCCTTATAGACGCAGCTACATCAGCAACGGCCTGGAGCCCAGATGAACATTGTCTGTTCACGGTTCTAATTGGCACAGTCTCTGCACATTATAGCCATCATGCGCACGAGTAACAATTAACAAACAGTTGAGATACTTAAGGATCATTACATTTGCTTTCAGGGTATACATACCAGGGAAGCCAGCATAAAAGGCAGCCATTCTGCACTCACTAGCTCTTTGAGATCCTGGAGCCAACACTGTACCCACAACAATATCTCCAATTTCACTTGGGTTCACATTGGTCCTTTCTACAACTGCCTACAGCAAGCAATTGTTGTCccagtaagaaaaaaaatatacttcTTTCTATCAATTCAAGATAACAATAGTTCAAGGAATAATACTTGTTCCTATCAAACTTCaccagaaacaaaaacaagaaagcaAAAACGAAGATAATGGTAATAACAAACCTTCAAAACAGGTGCAAGAAGATCATCAGCATGAGTATCCTTGAAGCCGCCGCGTTTCGCCTTGCAAATCGGAGTCCGATAAGCTCTGCAAGCCAAAAATGCTCAGAATTGTCAACCAAAAACATCTCAAAAATCTCTACGAATCGATACACATACAAAATTGAACCTGATCGAGGAGCATCAGGTCATATCATTTGGGAAAGTAAACAACTTACGCAACAATCACCACATCATCTCCGAACACGTGTGTCCTCGCATATGCAGCGCTGTCCCCAGCCGCACATGCCGATGCCTGATATCAAAAATACGCAAAACAAATCTCccaaaaattaataaaccacCAATTATTCCAGTAGTCTGTCGGAGAACGAAATTTGAATCCGAAATCGGTTTTATCAAATTACAGAGCTGGAATTCGATCGAATTCAAatcttacatatatatatatatatatatatatatatatgttttgttgaatcaaatcaaattaaggTTGAATCGAACTTTGGGGATGACGAAGAGGAGTAAGAGAGAGGCTTacggagagagaagaagaagagtcgGCGGAGGGAGGGCGGAGGTGGTCGAGCAGAACACGCTGCCTGTTGATCGCTTTCTCCATTTTTGGTGCTTCTGCGTCTTTGTGTCTGGTATGAAGCTCGAAAACTGGGTGAGATGGTCAGACAAGCAAGCAAATGAAGGGCCGCGTCTGTTTGGTATTTATACAAGTGATAAATGCCGGTCCTCGGCCTGGGCGGTTCAGATCTGTCTCGGCCAATGCATAGATGATTCGGTTTTCTAACAATTATcagattttgttaaattttcaGGTGTGACGTACAAGCTCTGCAAGTGTTTCACTTCCACCCTTCCCTTCCGCGCGTGCTTTtgcattttatatttatatatatatatatatatatatttttatttatttatttaaacctTTTGTTTCTTACGCGCTTTGGACGGGCGTGGGCTTTTATTTTGCAATATGAAAGCGAAACTATGGGAATGCGTGCCCGCTTGTAAAATGGAAGATAAAGATGGGGATATTCTTTTTATCCTTCTGGAAAACAGTGCTATCACAAACTAACAGCTCAACATTATTAGGGTATAAGGTCATCACCAACCGAATGAAGAACAGATAACTCGTTTTAGCCTGGAcctttaataaattaatattttaatgtacAGGGCATGGTCAATGAACATATCCACCAAATCCACCAAATCCTTTGCACAAACCCACCAAATCCTGAGTTCCTTCCAAACCCTCGCCGCCGAGTCCCTTCCCTTCACTAAGCTTACCTACTTCGTGGGCACCATCTCCGCCATTGACAACCGGCGTTTTTCCAAACCTTGTGGTTAAATGCTCCAGCATGCACACCCATGGTTAATGGCTTTGAAAGCTGGTACTGGATACGATGGTGAGGAGATCATGAAATTGTTATCCCAAAAGGTCTTATGGCTGCGGTGTGTTTTTAGATCTTAGGGTtagtttttctaattttttattttttaagtttattaatttttaaattttttaataattatgtgGGTCCCTATGACACGTGATGCCTAGTCACTATCCACGTGAgtgccacgtcatcagttaatggCTGATTTAACAACAAActtaatggatgtatgaaagtgtcctAAAATTATGACTTTATGTACCTCTCTGGAATAAAAAAACTTCAAgtattaaatgttgaaaaccaagaaacttcggagtagtaaactgagattaatcctaaatttaaaaactacaacttatatttaaaaactacaactgaaatttaaaaaaaaaacaaaaaaactacaacttatatgtaaaaactacaactaaattttaaaaaaaataagggaAGTATTATTggtactccaaaaatctcattctacactctgaacaagtgtatttttctttcctaatatagaaagtttggagtgtagaatgagatttttagagtgctaataacaattccaaaaaataaacaacttaaatttaaaaaatacaacaacttaaatttaaagtccataatcaacatcatcttcatcatccacCATCGTAGGAGTATAATCGGATGTAAACAATTGTCGCGGGCTATAATTTCCCTCTAATTGTTTttatcaaaataggccttactcattTGACTATAATCTGAAGTGTTCCTTTGCATATTCCTATAATTCATCtgttcttgtatttgtttgaccCGTTCTTCATGCCTACAGTTCATTTCTTCCGCGACAAAGGCATTTTGCTCCGCCATTAATTGCAACGAGGCCACCACTTCATGTTGAGCGGCGTAATCATCATTTGCCTTACCCTTTTCCTTCAACCTTCGGgccttgtttcgtcccatagccctaggtatGGAACATTCACCCGAAgacggattttctacccttatttgttgaatggtaggagatccatcttcatcccCATCTACAGCTGAGGATTGAGTTCCGAACAACATCATAAGACCTACTCTTtgttgaggtggatcttcaaataacacccaccctttacaaatttcccaacaactgtgaaactgaaagggttttgagctgccctccatatacaattccttcgcttggcgtacctagaaaatataattacaaaaagtaaaggaaattaatttatgaaattaaatgtaatataattaaatatttaaaataaattgtgaaaacacttacttcgtTGTAGTAATTGGTGCCACTTTCGTGTCTACTTGCGGCCGCCAAcagtgcttgatgccatttattcaaacttggatgaagttgttttttccatcttgaagaactgctctcgtggtttcgggtattcagtggagtggtgccttcgtagaactcatagtattttttggacacacgagtccaaacaccttcacttgtttgagaacttCCCCTCACACTATCTTTTGAGACCTatctataagccttgcaaagagtttcatcttcttttcgggtccaagccctacctttcattgcagacgagaccatttgaaaattattgaaaaatttgaaggaaagattattggaagaggtaagaaattatgagaattgaaatggtgaaaattatgtgagaaatTGTGTAGGAATACTtaagtatttataggaaaaaatgagaattttaaaaaaaaaatttgggcaaaaaaaaatcaaatccaacggtaaTTGACGTCAGTTAGCCGTTGTGTTTAAATTTTGGCCTAGCCCGGGGCTGACTGACTGGCTGGTTTGGGTTGgccggttggccctttggcccttttttgtccagtggggcccacgagctctttggcctagccctaagttggagacggttttcgggctattttcggccctctggcacTCTGAACCAttcggttgaagatggcctaagtacccttaaaaaaaaaaattttaaaaagaaacgCATGTCGTTTAGGTACTCGTTTTACTTAAATAGATTTTGAgtattcaaatttaatccaatttTGTGTGATTTTGTGGAACTCCTCTcttcttagtgtaaaaatatcgatgtattacaaaaaaaaaattaaattccatttttttaactaaaaataatttttgaatttcaagTAAAATGGTAGGGTGTTTTTAGAAATTAAactcaaaataaattttaattctctGTTCGGTTGCTTGCCCTTGAAGAAACTGAACAGAGAGTCTATATAATCTTCATCCAGATATCTGTAGGGTTTAGATATATCAATTTTTTTGGTGTAAACGAATTTAGAAAATTATAAAACTCCCATGTATGAACACATGTTTTCTCCTTTCAGCCCCTCAAAATCTTCCAATACTTAATTGAAAATTTGGACGCTCAATTGTTGATGAACGCTAAAACAAAATACACAAGTATCTAGACAAGGTTGCAAGGTGTAACTTTTATAACTTGGCCGACAAGAAATTTGAGTAAAAATGGCGAAAGCCTAGCAGTGATTGAGGACTTCTTGGGTGTTATAGAATAGAAAATAGGATAATGACCGTAAGCTGtaaaagaaaattggtgagtGAAAAGGAAAGATCAATTTTCTAAGACATAAACTAAATATACCCCAAGCGAAATCCTGGGCAAAACTGAACTCTGCCTGGGTTTATTGTTATCACTCCATAAACCGAAAACTCATACCGCCCGCATTGTGCTTGTTAGTGAATGAAGCACCAAAAGCTCTTAATTTCATGAGATATGTTGTAGAGATTAAACTTAAATGTTAAGTTGAGGGGTGAAAACTGTGTTCATCATTCATACGGAAGCAAATAAGGGGATAGATTTCAATAGCATTCCAAAAGGAATGCTGATTTACAAGCATCCAAGTATTCCTCCATTACATAACTTAAGCTAAGGATCCATTGCACATGGTGGAGAACATATAGTGATTTAACTACCTAGACAaggtaaatatatataaactatACAACCAATGCGAAATACAAAACCGCCCCCGTCCTAAAATGGCTAGCAAAAGAGGACGGGTATAACCTAGGAAGGTAAAGAACTCCAAGAGTTTGAGCAATTTACCAAGACCTTGAAAGCCGCATGACATCTGAAAAGTTTCCAGAGACATTCCAAAGCGACTTAGGTACACTTGAAACCACGGCAAATAGTTAAATATATCATGAGGGCTATGAGAATGAGGATCCCCACGACAATCAGTTTCATCTTCATGTTCTGAAACCAcatctttcttttcatttttgttcCCTGTGTCCTGAAATCTTGGGCCTGCAACAAGCGAAAAATGAGGGAGGGATAAAGAAACTGAAGCGAGAGCAAGTACAGCACCCTGCAGTGTCTATCTAATCGAATAACCATATCATCTTCCCGCAGCCAAACCTAACAGGGCATGGGTTTCCAGAAGTTAAACTAGCTCAAGCAGTAATGATTCTTGGACTAACCTGGGAGCGAAGATTATCAGTTTTATCCACCAACAGCTCAATCTTCTCTCCGCGATCAAGAACCTGCATAACATATGAATTTCCATGACTAAAAATCAATGACATATTTACCTACTTAATTGTACTGAGAAAAGTCAGAATTAATATTCTCATTGAAGTGTTTACTAGTTATTTCACAACGATTGTTAAAATGAAACAGGAATCGAGTTATACCTATTACAATTTACAAATGCTTTTCaggaatcaaaataaaaatcattcGGATTACTTGAGCACCATTGTACAAAGAAACATTTGTATAAGGTTCAACTATTTATTAATAAAACACTGGAATTACTAAAGCACCATACGCATCATAAGGGAGTTTCTGATGTCACGTAAAATCAGAGAAATCAGaagtttcttgattttttttaattgcagGTAAACACTGACATTTGCATGCATGAGAATGATTCCCATTTCGGGTAAGCAAACATATCATCAGTCAATGTATGGGAAACAAAAATGTAAGAGAAAATAACCAAAACTGAAGTCATTATAGTGTATACTCAAAATTAGTCAGAGATATTGATACGACTGCCACAAATTACCATTTGTCCgacgaaaaataaaaatttgttaaGCAAATGTTTTAGCGACGGGTTTTGCACGACGAACTTTGCTCTATGGACTGTTGCCGGGCGAAATTAGAGATGATGAAAATGTATTTGGTCTGACAAAGTTATTTCGTTTGTAaatgttcttttttattttttttatttgtagtgTACCATTGCTAAAAATCATACAGGATAGGCCGCTAGGGATCAGAAAGAAGTGAGCAAAAGTAGGTTATATCGTAGTCGGTCTCAAGTTCTCAACTTCCAAATTACTTATAGAAGAGTTAcaaaaatatgctaaaataaaCAGTAGCAGTTCACTGTACCTTCTCAATATTTTCCATCATAACACCCTTGACCTCAGTAACCTGAGCCTTCACTTTTGCAAGCTTGTTGATCTCTTCAGGGTGATCAACACAGTACTTCATGTGGTCCTTCAGTTTGGGTCTAAAACATCCATACAAGAGTTAGCGTatcatttgaaaaaacaaaatttgttgCCATGAGAACTGAGGacttaaaagaaataaatacCCAAACTCTCTGTTCAGTCCATTGGCAACAGCAGTCGCAGCTTTCCCACCACCATATCTTTTGTTGAAATCATCCTTGATTCTCTCCAGGTAGGCAATTGGAATTTGCCTCCCAGCAGATTCAGCAGCAACTACACAGTAGGCTGTAGTATCCAAAATCAAGAGAGTTTAAAACCCTAATCCGATAATACGTATGGGGATTATGGACCACTTCATAAGCATTCATCTTCGCAGAGTACGATTTTCTTTTGGGTTGAAAGAATTCAAACTAAAGACGGTCTTCAAATACTACTAGCGATCTAGTTATTAGTATATAAAATATAGATAATCAACCACCACCAAGAGCAACCACCAGCAACCTTGCCATGCACTCATTCTATAAGATCTGATCAACTGAGTACAGGCAGAGGGAGACCAGCAACCGCCTTTCTCGATTGCTTGAGAATTATAAGAAAGTAAACGACTAGATGTTAAATCTCATGACATCTCAAATCCAACAAAACAGAGATCACCAAAAGTTTCAAATCGTCAAATCATATCTTTTCACATAGTGCCGGCACAATCATTGGCCTTTCTGTACCACCGAAAGTTTCAAAGCATTGCGCATCGCGAAAAACCACGTAATGAAATAATCAAACCCAACAATTTAGTTCAACCAAACAAATAGTTAACATTAATCAGcgttttcaatttcataaacgTAAACTTATATAATCCTCCCATTCCAACAACGAACAAACCGAAGAGAAAAAGATATAGAtcagaagaaaataaataaatcaaagttGACAAATAACGAATAAATTGGAAGGAGACCGTAAAAATGCACGAGGAAATGAATGCATGGGGACTCACTGAAGCCGTTTTCGACGAGGTAATTGAAGGTGTGGCCATCGCAATTGTAGGTGAACTTGTTGTTGGAGGAAGGAAGCTTCTGGAGGCATTGAGCGGCGATGGTGGTGAAATTTCCAGTGAACTCTGTGTACTCGGCGAGAATCACAGAGCCTCGAGCGACGAAGCTGTAGATCAGAGATTGCTGCCCCATCTCAATCCCAAATtacagaagagaaagaagaaaaaaaaactaactgtAATCCCAATCAAAATGTGGTTGTACGGAGAttcagagaagagagagacgaTGGGATGGAAAGAACGAAAATGCTGAATTTACGCAGGGAGAGAAAGAATGAGCAATATAccgtatttttcttttctttgagttCCTGAATAGAACGACGTCGTAACTTTAGTGATGTAGTTAATTTAAATTTCGCAgttgccaaaaaaaaatatatatagaaaatagatattttatttgaacccgTATAACTTCATTTTTTTACACTCAACTTACTCTACACCCATATTACTTTTAATTATACTATTAATATCtcttaaacccaaatttattgcCTAAATTATCCTCTTAAACTCAattcaatatgtaaatttataatttttacaCCCATTTAATGTTCTCTCCTTCCAAACAGGTATATTGTGTTTCTTTTCAATAcgttggatgagttgtttgatTTCTCAACTGAAATTAAAGTGAAAAGTGCTTATGAAAAGCCTTACCCTACTGGCTACAAATCCTGAACAAAATCAGATATTCGAACATCATTTTTGGTCTAGTGGAAATGATGTGTTTCGGTATGATTTACTCAACTGAATTTCACCATAAACAtcgaaataatttttttttttacactatTAATGCGTCctttcaaaatttccaacagGTCTGTTGTCTTTAGCAAACAATGAACTTGAATTTAACGCCATTCTGTGCACAATTAAGAAAAAGATGCGTGATGGTAAGAATTTGATTATTAAGTGTGAGTTCAtagataaaatttaattttactgttaattttatcttttacTTGATGGTCATTATACAATACGACAAAAAAGAGAATtcacatttaaagtttaaattagGTGTAGAGTGAAGTtatctatctatatatataaagtgagaagACAAAAAAGGTGAAATAttcaaaataccaaaaaatgCCCTTCCCTAGTTAAGAATTCCAgaacaaaacaatttaattaacaagggtaaaataataaaactaggtcattttgaaaatttcaaacaaataaCTACTTGATAAAATTAATATTACTATATTTgaccattaaaaaaaaactaatacataaacataataaataaataaagtcaaTTAGTAGGCGTGTGCTAAGGGGCTAGTATGGcggagaaaaatatgaaaggtGCATAGACCAAGGCGGGAAGGTTACACAGGACAAAGTTGTGTGGTGGTTAGTTTGTCCTCCGCCTTTTCCTCCGCTTCTCACTGGTAGAGTAGTGGTGTTGTGCCCTCACAAGTATTGTAAAAATAGGAAATTCTGCTTTTTCTTAAATTTCATTTGTGCAAAAAtgttatctctactaattaatgaaatattttttgtcaatcaaaagaggatgaaaagacaaattagtcttctatcacacaaaaaaaatgatggacaataatgtaatttcacaagttcaaattttattgttttttattgaagcttcacctacaggtgatgttaaaataccttcaatattaaaaaaaaatcaaaaacaaaaacctctcacccccccccacgttctctctctccctctctccttctcattttctaaaaaaatgtattcatatacacaaagtgtgtaggcaaatgctagtatgTTATTATCTTAAACGAAATTTAAGTGGAATTTCACCGAAATTATGTATGAACAAAGATGGGTTGTTTTACTCTCAGACTATGGCTTAAACGAAATGAGCTACTAATTAAGTAATGTGGTTGGGTTCGGTTTGAGCTAAAATTACTGGTTTGATGTAGGTGGTTTAGCCTAAACTCAATACTATTCgcggggtgtattcaattaggattttaagagattttaattattttaataaatctagtggtattcaatcatgattttaagtgattatctgaaattctagatgtattcaattataattttaagatagtttattaaaatccttagaaatccaggggtattcaattaagattttaaagaagtttataacattctaggtatattcaattagaaattgattttaaagaatttgagaaagttgatgaattagagggaattggataGATTTCGTAGTATATTTTAAgcattcacaaatctcacatcttcccataagatttcgagggaattgaatcaaaattttatatggaatctctacaaatcaattaaactccacaaaaatctatggatttataaatcaattaaaatctctcacattctcaattgaatacaccccccttcAATTCTCATTCTtatactatgtttggatgaagaaatttaatattaataagGATTTTAAAACGACAGAAATTGAAACGATGAGATtatattttttagaatttatgaattttcttatttggttaacctaaaaaaacaataaaattgaatacagaatttgttatttttaaactctcaataatagaaattgggaaatgacacctatttacatggaatttaaacttaggaattggaggtcccaaattccaagttttttttcatgcggaaattggtgcatgtatatatataaattatgattttattcAAATTCAAGCCTATTTCCTTTATCCAAACATAATATTAGTGATTTACATCAACTATTGTACAAAGTTATACATTTTCTTAGTgtttcatttttcaaaaatttatTGTGTTAGCACATTGTCAAATCTAATAGTCATGTGCACTAAAAGACTACAATTGTACATTTTCCTTTTGGTGAGCAAGGCGGCTAAGCTCAAAAGTCCTTTTTGATCTTTTAAAATCTGTCTCGCTTAAAAAAAAATCCGTTAAAATCTTCTAAAATCCCAATTGATTACAATTCTTTAGTCAGGTTTAGAAAGGTGAGTAAAGGTTCTCAAAACTAACAttaagggggtgtattcaattgagaatttgagagactttaatagatttataaatcTGTGGATTTTTAtgtagtttaattgatttgtagagatttcatataaaattttgattcaattccctcaaaattTCATAggaagaggtgagatttgtggatgcttaaaatacactacaaaatctctctaattccctctaattccttaacactatgtttgcatgaagaaatttaagattactaaggaatttcaaaatgacggaaattgaaataacaagattttattttctaggatttgtaaattttcttgtttggttaacctaaaagaacaatggaatttaATACGAAATTTAATacgaaatttgttattttttaactctgaatcatagaaattgggaaatgaaacttatttacatggaatttgaacttgggaattggaggtcccaaatgtcaagttttttttccacgcggaaattctaaatttctatatttatgaatccaaacaagagaattggtgcatgtcaatttataaattttgacttttaccaaaatttcaagtttattttcttcatccaaacatagtgtaactttctcaaattctttaaaatcaatttctaattgaatacacctgaaatgttataaacttctttaaaatcctaattgaatacactcggatttctaaggattttaataaattatcttaaaattctaattgaatacatcttgaattttagagaatcacttaaaatcctgattgaatacatctagattcattaaaagaattaaaatccctcaaaatcccaattgaatacagcTCCCTGACAATGCCATGCGGAAGGAAGCAACCTCAAAGAAAGAATGACGATCGCTGGCCTTTAAGTTTAACTATCGAGGTGAATAATCATTTCCCTGTTCATCGATTTCTTTGTCATTCGTTAGAACACCTGCATGATCGATGTTGATGCCTCGATCAACATTCATCACTGTCATTCATCCGCAGGGTGTGAACTATTTGCGCCATAGATATTACTGCAGGAGGATAAAAGTTATGCGTGCTAATGACTTTTGTCCCTcccgaaagaaaagaaaagaaaaacatgaaTATAAGTAGTAAAggagaagaaagatgagaaaaAGAAGGGAAGAATTGAAAATGGTAAGCATGATCTACAGAATAAAACGCAATAAAACTCGCAGCATAACTGAATTCAGAACAACATAGGATTTTGTCAAGTCGAAGCAATATTAACATGTATAGTCCTTGAAACATTTACAGAGATTTGTAGGAACAGTTATCTAACACTGCATAAGCCCTCCATCAGTAGCTGTTCTTATAATTACATTTGCAATGGGTGCCAATGCCATGCACCCCAAGttagaaagttttttttttcgaacCAAAAAATTCTTGATATTAGTTTGTAATTCCTTGATTGTGTTATTGGTATTAGATCTGCACGTTTCCACCACCGAAATTGGCACCATTTGGAGGATTGATTAGTACCCAGAGCAAAGATGTTGTGATTGCAAGCAGCCCTGCCCAGACATAGATGATCGTAGGTATCCTTCCTCTCCTTCCCATCAAGCCCTTCATAAATGGGTACATGTGAACCAACACCCAAAAACTAAAGAATAGTCCTCCGAGTAGCCTATTCCATTGCGGTATCACTGCGTATAAGGTCCTTGAGATTCCAATCACAATTGCAATAATGTTGACAATTATGATTGTGAGAGGCATTAGGAAGAGACTTGTCCATTTTACAACGTAAAGGTCTGCATAAATGTCTTCTTCGTCCTCAGCAGTAGACTTGGTGGTTAAGGTGAAGCTAATTTCGATCCCAGCTACGACTTTGAGGAGACCCTGGATGACAGCTACAAGGTGAGCACTGGTTCCACCGATGACCCAAAACTGCTCGTTACGCCACCATTCCTCAAGACCGATGCCAGACCATCTGACTTCAAGTAGGGAGAGGAGACACAGACAGACAGTGATGGTAAGGAGGTAGAC encodes:
- the LOC103443505 gene encoding putative vesicle-associated membrane protein 726 — its product is MGQQSLIYSFVARGSVILAEYTEFTGNFTTIAAQCLQKLPSSNNKFTYNCDGHTFNYLVENGFTYCVVAAESAGRQIPIAYLERIKDDFNKRYGGGKAATAVANGLNREFGPKLKDHMKYCVDHPEEINKLAKVKAQVTEVKGVMMENIEKVLDRGEKIELLVDKTDNLRSQAQDFRTQGTKMKRKMWFQNMKMKLIVVGILILIALMIYLTICRGFKCT